In Thamnophis elegans isolate rThaEle1 chromosome 4, rThaEle1.pri, whole genome shotgun sequence, the following proteins share a genomic window:
- the GLOD4 gene encoding glyoxalase domain-containing protein 4, with protein MVGYGPEDSHFVAELTYNYGIGDYHLGNDFLGMTVASSQAVKNAKKLQWPLRETSGGIYESEAPGGYKFFLEDKEQPQEDPVLKVTLAVSNLSKSVDYWSRLLGMKVYEKDEGKKKVLLGYANNQCKLELQSIDQDVDHGTAFGRIAFSCPKEELPAIEALMKKENQKILTPLVSLDTPGKATVQVVILADPDGHEICFVGDEAFRELSKVDPNSEKLLDEAMAADKSHEWFAKHNRPKPSA; from the exons ATGGTGGGCTATGGACCGGAGGACAGCCACTTCGTCGCCGAGCTAACATACAACTACGGAATTGGGGATTACCACCTTGGCAATGATTTTCTG GGGATGACTGTTGCCTCGAGCCAGGCTGTGAAAAATGCCAAAAAATTGCAGTGGCCGCTGAGGGAGACCTCAGGAGGCATTTATGAATCAGAAGCCCCAGGAGGATATAAGTTCTTTCTGGAAGACAAAGAACAACCCCAAGAAG ATCCGGTGTTGAAGGTGACTCTGGCTGTATCCAACCTGTCGAAATCGGTGGATTACTGGTCCAGATTGCTGGGCATGAAAGTGTATGAGAAGGACGAAGGCAAGAAGAAAGTTTTGCTCGGTTATGCCAATAACCAG tgtaaactCGAGTTGCAAAGCATTGACCAGGATGTGGATCACGGCACAGCCTTCGGACGAATCGCCTTCTCTTGTCCGAAGGAAGAG TTGCCTGCAATCGAAGCCTTAATGAAAAAGGAGAACCAGAAAATTTTGACGCCTCTTGTGAGCTTGGACACACCAGGGAAAGCAACGGTGCAAGTCGTAATTTTGGCTGATCCT GATGGCCACGAAATCTGCTTCGTGGGGGACGAGGCCTTCAGGGAGCTCTCCAAGGTGGACCCGAACAGTGAGAAGCTCTTGGACGAG GCAATGGCGGCCGATAAGAGCCACGAGTGGTTTGCCAAACACAACCGCCCCAAGCCTTCGGCATAA
- the GEMIN4 gene encoding gem-associated protein 4 gives MARPASVCGGGGAAAQAPCPAGLAEPAGGKRRPRSPDLDHACALARPAGAAWGGDPAAAMDVGPVTICGEVTILHGGFLLASRLCHPKSLSELAKSDWPVVGKPILEALQEICTSYSCYPPQPNLWKKKAAVVLWSKLILSGVPSDERWKSDAFFSVSNAIPEINHTVLFELFKAINAPRLFTQLLLALPDPLCQKELRMFVEYVSKDTSPADAAFFLDVWWEIMKHKRGEEDRLVLLFQNVTHQHVLESEELDQPPKRFKSSPSSMPENSAVHLVLPILTEGLKMIKDNLGSSRMKCYALANLVDVLSALMTTECEAKVLSPQAYLEKISSVVTLWSSDGENRYSKKDLDAKVKEAERSMSLLDMVKLSKQSVFSNLSFLLSLLKEWSSDLLVFLNDPRQVCYESYRLLECLASLQKRSADCSPEDLDQARVMLELGKVIADLLKKVHPETWGKSAGSDLVASVAMVIIDKKMDRHKDVCSVFAKEKSWALSKDWVACLVKNKELFQDPELILKLLETVASLESSKDSSRNQKEQQTKMVMIILECYTELSLPDKNKVIAGVLATWGRQGVSKLMVAFSERFQEELNVAFNQIIKSASGETFKKAILAVSRLVVLNPEGTIKKISNLAIANLGTHQYLAEILCSFPALNFQEPQGQPDVSVHFLLECLKEAVWDRLSFPKEKEQFLEFLVHLMQPSGTSPLLSPPDVIQSLIFPFLKSDSPRIELCLQILDKALKVPSEQSWIHTCHPFPLVFSLCKLLDGFCQYWHQPQDQERCSLETKDLVVTNLAQLCDILLVQKDSLSPQLWTQSVAWLHKKISVLDWTIGLRVKNLFGEHFKNEVPATLFEVCKLPEEEWTSRPLPNYGPGSGLLAWLETCCVSTALREQMLVLLVINVDNPEEVNLFSKGFLVALVQVFPWCSQSEWRRLVHVIKSLLEREILYVPYSLEYVQYLPLLNLRPFAYHLQLSVLLLRAFQFLCGSSGTTWMPTEAWKHVGRLYCLGLSDLLGSVKTIARGQFHSAEEKNVIRELSFVYIQMFCHALHVAAMLPNHSTEEPLLLLSLEILSQYEMLYDLDESLGSALRKANEAHFLESIVENVTNKELRTMLLHKLHKL, from the exons ATGGCCCGTCCGGCCTCCgtctgcggcggcggcggcgctgctGCCCAGGCGCCCTGCCCGGCTGGCTTGGCGGAGCCCGCGGGGGGCAAGCGGCGGCCGCGCAGCCCGGACCTCGACCATGCCTGCGCCCTGGCTCGCCCGGCAGGAGCCGCGTGGGGAGGAGACCCGGCGGCAGCCATGGACGTAG GGCCCGTGACGATCTGTGGCGAAGTGACCATTCTGCACGGAGGATTCCTGCTGGCGTCCAGGCTGTGCCATCCTAAATCGTTATCCGAACTGGCCAAATCTGACTGGCCGGTGGTGGGCAAACCCATCCTGGAAGCCCTGCAAGAGATCTGCACCTCCTATTCCTGTTATCCACCCCAGCCGAACCTCTGGAAGAAAAAAGCCGCCGTTGTCCTTTGGTCCAAACTCATCCTCTCGGGCGTCCCGTCCGACGAAAGGTGGAAGAGCGATGCTTTCTTCTCTGTCAGCAACGCGATCCCGGAGATCAACCATACTGTCCTCTTCGAGCTCTTCAAGGCCATCAACGCGCCCCGGCTtttcacccagctgcttctggcgTTGCCGGATCCCCTTTGCCAAAAAGAACTTCGGATGTTCGTGGAGTACGTCTCCAAGGATACGTCTCCGGCGGACGCCGCATTCTTCCTGGACGTTTGGTGGGAGATTATGAAGCACAAAAGAGGTGAGGAAGACCGCTTGGTGCTGCTCTTCCAAAACGTCACCCACCAACACGTTTTGGAGTCCGAAGAACTGGACCAACCTCCCAAGAGGTTCAAGAGCAGCCCTTCATCCATGCCGGAGAACTCCGCCGTCCATCTCGTCCTCCCGATCTTGACTGAAGGGCtcaaaatgatcaaagacaaCCTCGGATCGAGCAGGATGAAGTGTTACGCCCTTGCTAACTTAGTGGATGTCTTGTCTGCCTTGATGACCACCGAGTGCGAAGCGAAGGTGTTATCTCCTCAGGCTTACTTGGAGAAGATCTCCTCGGTGGTGACCCTCTGGAGCAGTGACGGCGAAAACCGATACAGCAAGAAGGACTTGGATGCGAAGGTGAAGGAAGCCGAGAGGAGCATGAGTTTGCTGGACATGGTCAAGTTGTCCAAGCAATCGGTGTTCTCCAACCTAAGTTTCCTCCTCTCCTTGTTGAAGGAGTGGTCTTCAGATCTCCTGGTCTTCTTGAATGATCCACGGCAGGTCTGCTACGAAAGCTACCGGCTCCTCGAATGCTTGGCATCTTTGCAGAAGAGGTCGGCTGATTGCAGTCCGGAGGACCTCGACCAAGCCCGAGTGATGTTGGAATTGGGCAAAGTCATCGCAGACCTCCTGAAGAAGGTCCACCCTGAGACTTGGGGGAAGAGCGCTGGCAGCGATTTGGTGGCCTCGGTCGCCATGGTGATCATTGACAAGAAAATGGACCGACACAAAGACGTGTGCTCCGTGTTTGCGAAGGAGAAGAGCTGGGCCTTGAGCAAGGATTGGGTGGCTTGCCTCGTGAAGAATAAAGAACTCTTCCAGGATCCAGAACTGATCTTGAAGTTGCTGGAGACCGTCGCATCTCTAGAATCCTCTAAGGATTCGTCCAGAAACCAAAAAGAACAACAAACCAAGATGGTTATGATCATCCTCGAGTGTTACACTGAACTTTCCTTGCCGGATAAGAACAAGGTCATTGCTGGCGTTTTGGCGACGTGGGGCAGACAAGGCGTCTCCAAGCTGATGGTAGCGTTCTCAGAACGATTTCAGGAGGAACTCAACGTGGCCTTCAACCAGATCATCAAGAGCGCCTCTGGGGAAACTTTTAAGAAAGCCATCCTTGCTGTGTCTCGGCTGGTGGTCCTCAACCCAGAAGGTACCATCAAGAAGATCAGCAATTTAGCTATCGCCAACTTGGGAACCCATCAGTACTTGGCCGAGATCCTCTGTTCATTCCCAGCTCTGAACTTCCAAGAACCTCAGGGTCAACCCGACGTCTCCGTCCATTTTCTCCTAGAATGTTTGAAGGAGGCGGTGTGGGACCGTCTCTCTTTCCCCAAGGAGAAGGAGCAGTTTTTAGAGTTCCTAGTTCACCTCATGCAGCCAAGTGGGACaagccccctcctctctcctccagaCGTCATCCAAAGCTTGATCTTCCCGTTTCTGAAATCAGATTCTCCCCGGATTGAGCTCTGCTTGCAGATCCTCGACAAGGCTTTGAAAGTCCCATCGGAACAGAGCTGGATTCATACCTGCCACCCGTTTCCACTCGTCTTTTCTCTCTGCAAACTCCTGGATGGGTTCTGCCAATATTGGCACCAACCACAAGACCAAGAGAGGTGTTCCTTGGAGACCAAAGATTTGGTGGTCACCAACCTAGCGCAGCTTTGTGATATCCTTCTGGTCCAGAAGGACTCCTTGTCTCCACAGCTGTGGACCCAATCGGTCGCCTGGTTGCACAAGAAGATCAGCGTCTTGGACTGGACCATCGGCCTCCGTGTGAAGAACCTCTTTGGGGAACATTTCAAGAACGAAGTCCCGGCTACTCTTTTCGAGGTCTGTAAGCTTCCGGAGGAGGAATGGACCAGCCGTCCGCTCCCAAATTATGGGCCAGGCAGTGGGTTGCTGGCTTGGTTGGAGACGTGTTGCGTCTCAACGGCCCTGCGGGAGCAGATGCTCGTTCTCCTTGTGATTAACGTGGACAACCCTGAAGAAGTCAATCTCTTCAGCAAAGGGTTCTTGGTGGCCCTTGTGCAGGTCTTTCCGTGGTGTAGCCAAAGCGAGTGGAGAAGACTTGTCCACGTGATCAAAAGTCTCTTGGAACGGGAGATCCTCTACGTACCTTACTCGCTGGAGTATGTCCAGTATTTACCGTTGTTGAACCTCCGGCCTTTTGCCTACCATCTCCAGTTGTCCGTGCTTCTCCTGCGGGCCTTCCAGTTCCTCTGCGGTTCCAGCGGCACGACATGGATGCCAACAGAGGCATGGAAACACGTAGGAAGGCTCTATTGCCTCGGCTTATCCGATCTGCTGGGATCGGTGAAGACCATCGCCCGTGGCCAGTTTCACTCTGCGGAAGAGAAGAACGTCATCCGGGAGTTATCCTTCGTTTACATCCAGATGTTCTGCCACGCGCTTCACGTGGCCGCCATGCTGCCCAACCACAGCACTGAGGAACCTCTCCTGCTGCTCTCCTTGGAGATCCTCTCGCAGTACGAGATGCTGTACGACCTCGACGAATCGCTGGGGAGCGCCCTGCGCAAGGCGAACGAGGCCCACTTCCTGGAGTCCATCGTGGAGAACGTCACCAACAAGGAACTGCGCACCATGCTTCTCCATAAGCTCCATAAGCTCTGA